In Helianthus annuus cultivar XRQ/B chromosome 3, HanXRQr2.0-SUNRISE, whole genome shotgun sequence, a single window of DNA contains:
- the LOC110944051 gene encoding uncharacterized protein LOC110944051, with amino-acid sequence MTSKIEELKEMIEGSRTKSKERRCTYKDFMACNPFSYNGEVDPIKCQRWIANIETVFIRSRCEKEDQVMFATGQLQQQAKDWWDTQCKELGEVRLQTLTWQEFRELFLKHHFPQSAVDRIQDEFLHLRQQNESIDEITNIFFDKLKFCDDFVMSERMKINRYYGMLKAEYREFITPSKCETLSELINLAPDREIELKRQEGHPYYKCPSPVRTCFNCFTPGHVKAEKKNENQKARGRMFQITTEEAKVLPNVVSGIFLVNLIPVNVLFDSGASRSFVSSELMCHPSFRKERMSIPIEVEVADSKKQFAK; translated from the exons ATGACTAGTAAGATTGAGGAGTTAAAGGAAATGATTGAAGGGTCTAGGACTAAAAGTAAGGAACGAAGGTGTACATATAAGGATTTTATGGCATGTAATCCATTTTCATATAATGGGGAGGTGGATCCGATAAAGTGTCAAAGATGGATAGCAAACATCGAAACCGTGTTTATACGTAGCCGATGTGAGAAAGAAGATCAAGTAATGTTTGCTACGGGTCAGCTTCAGCAACAAgccaaagattggtgggatacCCAATGTAAAGAGTTAGGGGAAGTAAGACTCCAAACACTAACCTGGCAAGAATTCAGGGAGTTGTTCCTGAAGCATCATTTCCCGCAGTCGGCAGTTGATAGAATACAAGATGAATTCTTGCATCTTCGCCAACAGAATGAATCCATTGATGAAATCACCAACATATTCTTTGATAAGCTAAAGTTCTGTGATGATTTCGTCATGTCCGAAAGGATGAAGATAAACCGGTATTACGGTATGTTGAAGGCCGAGTATAGGGAGTTCATTACCCCCTCGAAGTGTGAAACTTTGAGTGAACTTATCAATTTGGCCCCGGATAGAGAGATAGAGCTGAAGAGACAA GAGGGGCATCCTTATTATAAGTGCCCTAGTCCCGTAAGGACGTGTTTCAATTGCTTTACTCCTGGTCACGTCAAAGCCGAAAAGAAGAATGAAAATCAGAAGGCTCGGGGAAGGATGTTTCAGATTACCACAGAGGAAGCTAAGGTTCTACCAAATGTTGTATCAGGTATTTTCTTAGTCAACCTAATACCCGTGaatgtgttatttgattctggtgctaGTAGGTCTTTTGTGTCTAGTGAACTTATGTGTCATCCCTCTTTTAGAAAGGAACGAATGTCTATACCCATAGAAGTAGAAGTAGCGGATAGCAAAAAGCAATTTGCTAAGTGA